A genomic window from Methanovulcanius yangii includes:
- a CDS encoding GyrI-like domain-containing protein: MTDITIKDILPQTVLGLRRRGRYQELIPQMIMEIYVYVEAHGIEGAGMPTFLCHETSPEEVMQAMEAGTADVEVVVPIGVPEPGPAAPASAPVPVPAPTPAPPAGVPVSTEGGETIACYELPGGPMATAVHKGPYETSESTYNELFAWIEAHGRIITGPIREVYLNDPSEVGEEEILTEIYVPVG, from the coding sequence ATGACCGACATCACGATCAAGGACATCCTCCCCCAGACCGTCCTCGGCCTGCGCCGCCGGGGCCGCTACCAGGAGCTGATCCCGCAGATGATCATGGAGATCTACGTCTACGTGGAGGCACACGGCATCGAAGGGGCCGGCATGCCGACCTTCCTCTGCCACGAGACCTCGCCCGAGGAGGTGATGCAGGCGATGGAGGCAGGGACCGCCGACGTCGAGGTCGTCGTCCCGATCGGTGTTCCGGAGCCGGGACCGGCCGCACCTGCATCCGCACCAGTACCAGTACCGGCACCAACACCCGCACCGCCGGCGGGCGTCCCTGTCTCGACGGAAGGGGGAGAGACGATCGCCTGCTACGAGCTCCCCGGCGGACCGATGGCGACGGCCGTGCACAAGGGGCCGTATGAAACGAGCGAATCGACCTACAACGAGCTCTTCGCGTGGATCGAAGCACACGGCAGGATCATCACCGGCCCGATTCGCGAGGTCTACCTCAACGACCCGTCCGAGGTGGGGGAGGAGGAGATTTTGACGGAGATCTACGTGCCGGTCGGGTAA
- a CDS encoding type II toxin-antitoxin system HicB family antitoxin yields MTKMRLTVSIWEEDGVYVSRCQELEVASCGDSPQEALDNIQEAIELSLENARVLGIIQDLEPSLTSRHKFTSVIEVEG; encoded by the coding sequence ATGACAAAAATGCGTCTGACCGTTTCAATATGGGAAGAAGACGGGGTATATGTATCCCGCTGTCAGGAACTGGAGGTAGCCAGTTGTGGCGATTCCCCGCAGGAAGCGCTTGATAATATTCAGGAGGCAATCGAATTATCCCTGGAAAATGCACGCGTTCTGGGTATCATTCAGGACCTTGAACCATCCCTGACATCCCGTCATAAATTTACCTCGGTGATCGAGGTCGAGGGATGA
- a CDS encoding type II toxin-antitoxin system HicA family toxin has product MTKLPLLSSDVIQQKLIKAGFVVAPRQGKGSHTALYKVDDAGKKLLVIIPKRDPVPRGTLISILKQAHLTKEEFMGLN; this is encoded by the coding sequence ATGACAAAACTCCCCCTTCTTTCATCGGATGTCATACAACAGAAACTCATAAAAGCCGGATTTGTAGTTGCACCCCGGCAGGGCAAGGGAAGTCATACGGCGCTCTATAAGGTGGACGATGCCGGTAAGAAACTCCTCGTAATTATTCCCAAGCGGGATCCTGTACCCCGGGGAACACTCATCTCAATTCTGAAACAGGCACATCTCACAAAGGAAGAATTTATGGGCCTGAATTAA
- a CDS encoding DUF6498-containing protein — translation MNGRKGAAVLAGMRPVDTTVLSLVAANLVAIVLALAGGWSLATVIFIYWAQSVIIGVFTVARILSLDIGGVAVPTTATSGPAAVPAWFARYGTWALAGFFALHYGLFHFGYLEFIDIFAFSAGEAPWTQPGVLLACGVFFANHLYSFLYYRVQRPNVPVTADTVKEIFVAPYARIIPMHITIIVGGFASLVLGAVGFDATPFILVLFLGLKTYVDVRMHVGKHGGWTDFTGGEAAGSRV, via the coding sequence ATGAACGGCAGGAAGGGGGCGGCAGTCCTGGCTGGCATGCGCCCGGTCGATACGACGGTCCTCTCCCTTGTCGCCGCCAACCTCGTTGCGATCGTCCTCGCCCTCGCCGGGGGCTGGAGCCTTGCGACGGTCATCTTCATCTACTGGGCCCAGAGCGTGATCATCGGGGTCTTTACGGTCGCACGGATCCTCTCCCTCGACATCGGTGGGGTTGCGGTGCCCACGACCGCCACATCCGGCCCGGCCGCCGTCCCCGCGTGGTTTGCCCGGTACGGCACATGGGCTTTGGCGGGCTTTTTTGCCCTCCACTACGGCCTCTTTCACTTCGGCTACCTCGAGTTCATCGATATCTTCGCGTTCTCCGCCGGAGAGGCCCCGTGGACGCAGCCGGGCGTTCTTCTCGCCTGCGGCGTCTTCTTCGCAAACCACCTCTACTCCTTCCTCTATTACCGGGTGCAGCGGCCGAACGTGCCCGTCACGGCAGACACCGTCAAGGAGATCTTCGTTGCCCCCTACGCACGGATCATCCCGATGCACATCACGATCATCGTCGGCGGGTTTGCGTCCCTCGTCCTCGGGGCCGTCGGGTTCGATGCAACGCCCTTCATCCTCGTCCTCTTTTTGGGGCTGAAGACCTACGTGGACGTGAGGATGCACGTGGGAAAGCACGGCGGGTGGACGGACTTTACTGGCGGCGAGGCTGCCGGTAGCCGGGTGTAG